A segment of the Streptomyces sp. NBC_00376 genome:
ACCGAACACCCACCGGGCGGCCGCCAAACGGGAATGCGCCGATTACCCACCGAGCATGGCTGAAAACAATCGCATGGAGACCTTCACCGAGACCTTCACCAAGACCTTCGGGGACGGCACCGGAAGGCACCGTCCCCGAAGGTCTCCGCGACTGCGCACCGGTCACGCCGGTCGAGCGTTACCCGACCTGGCCGCCCTCGAAGTAGGCGATCAGCTCAGGGTCGAGGGCCGGCACCTCGAACGGCGTGCCGCCCTCGCGCAGGGACCGGGTCGCGAGCACACCGGCGGCGACGCTCATCCGGGCGGCGACCGGCGAGGTGTCGGTGACGCCCCCGTCGCGCACGAACCGGCAGAACTCCTCCATGATCCGGCTGTCCCCGCCGCCGTGGGAGCCGTCGGCCTCCGGCACCCGGTAGGTGATGTCGGCCTCGGCGCGGTATCCGCTGGGGCCGGTGTTCCAGACCTTGACCTCGTCGCCGGGGCCGTCACCGAAGTTCTCCAGGCGCCCCTCGGTGCCGATGACGGTGTAGTTCCGCCAGTAGTCAGGGGTGAAGTGGCACTGCTGGTAGGCGGCCACGACGCCGTTGTCGAGCTGCATGTTCATCACCGAGACGTCCTCGACGTCCACGATGTGGTGCAGGTCCTTGCGGGCCGTCGGCGGCCAGTCGAACTCGCGCAGCCAGTTCGCCGGGCGCGGGGTGTCCGGCTCACGGCGTGGCAGATCGCCGTAGACGAGGAGGTCGCCGAGCGCGTTGACACGGCGGGTGTAGCCGCCGGCCAGCCAGTGCAGCACGTCGATGTCGTGCGCGGCCTTCTGGAGCAACAGGCCGGTGGTGCGGGTCCGGTCGGCGTGCCAGTCCTTGAAGTAGTAGTCACCGCCGTACCCGACGAAGTGCCGCACCCAGACGGCCTTGGGCTCGCCGATGTCGCCGCGGGCGATGATGTCGCGCATCAGCCGCACGACACCCATGTGGCGCATGTTGTGTCCGACGTACAGCCGGGTCCCGGTCTCGTACGCGGCGCGCAGGATGTTGTCGCAGCTCTCGACCGTGATCCCGAGCGGCTTCTCGACGAAGACGGCCTTGCCGGCCCGCAGCGCGTCGATGGCGATCGTCTCGTGGGTGTCGTCGGGAGTGGCGACGATGATCGCGTCGAGGTCGTCCCGGCCGAGGAGCTGCTTGTAGTCCTCGACCGCGACATCGGCACCGAACTGCTCGGCCTCGCGCCGCCGCACCTCGGGGTCGAGGTCGCAGACGGCGGTGATCGCCGAGCCCTGTCCGGGGTGATGGGCGGAGGTCGCGATGGAACGGCGCAGGCCGAGCCCGATGACGCCGAGTCGCAGGTCTGACACGGGGGTCCCTTCTGGTTGTACTGGTGGTGCGGGCGGGGTTCGTACGGGGATGGGTGCGGCCGATGCTCCTGCACGGCGACACTCACATAGTTCATGACAGCGCATGCAAGTGGCAAGAGTTGTTCGTTTCATGGACTTAGCGAGCATCAATTGACATCTATGCGCCTCGGCGCAAACAAAGAAGCAGCGCGCACGAAGAAACGGCGGGGTGCCGCCCCGCGTCCGGGACGACTCCCCGCCGTCGGGCGGCCGGTGCTCACACCGCGATGACCGTGACCCCGGCCTCCGTGAAGCGGGCGGTCGCCTCGGGGGTGATCCCCTCGTCGGTGACCAGGAAGTCGACCTGGGACAGATCGCAGACCCGGGCGAAGGCCCGCTTGCCGATCTTCGAGGAGTCCGCGGCCACGACCACGCGCTGGGCCTGCTGGGCGAGCAGGCGGTTGATGCTGGCCTCGCCCTCGTGGTGGACGTACGCACCGCGCTCGGTGTCGATCGCGTTGACGCCCAGCACGGCGACGTCCA
Coding sequences within it:
- a CDS encoding Gfo/Idh/MocA family protein, whose translation is MSDLRLGVIGLGLRRSIATSAHHPGQGSAITAVCDLDPEVRRREAEQFGADVAVEDYKQLLGRDDLDAIIVATPDDTHETIAIDALRAGKAVFVEKPLGITVESCDNILRAAYETGTRLYVGHNMRHMGVVRLMRDIIARGDIGEPKAVWVRHFVGYGGDYYFKDWHADRTRTTGLLLQKAAHDIDVLHWLAGGYTRRVNALGDLLVYGDLPRREPDTPRPANWLREFDWPPTARKDLHHIVDVEDVSVMNMQLDNGVVAAYQQCHFTPDYWRNYTVIGTEGRLENFGDGPGDEVKVWNTGPSGYRAEADITYRVPEADGSHGGGDSRIMEEFCRFVRDGGVTDTSPVAARMSVAAGVLATRSLREGGTPFEVPALDPELIAYFEGGQVG